From a single Candidatus Kryptoniota bacterium genomic region:
- a CDS encoding NAD-dependent deacylase, whose amino-acid sequence MMITADFLESLASAERVVALTGAGISAESGVPTFRGTDGLWSKLKPEELANFDAFLRNPELVSKWYKHRREVTRSVTPNPAHFALVEMEKLFPRFAVVTQNIDNLHRRAGSRQIAELHGNIEKNYCLNCGKRYDGEDFDRNNSFRCADCGGLIRPDIVWFGEMIPFDQWQMAQKLSEEADFMFVVGTSAVVYPAAELPLTVKRHGGAIVEVNIEETPITELADLSLQGPASVVLTEVVKKIREYRGSAKETK is encoded by the coding sequence ATGATGATCACTGCAGATTTTCTCGAATCGCTCGCGTCCGCAGAACGAGTGGTGGCTTTGACGGGGGCAGGAATCTCTGCCGAGAGCGGTGTTCCAACTTTCAGGGGAACTGACGGCTTGTGGTCGAAATTGAAACCGGAAGAGTTGGCAAACTTCGATGCCTTCTTGAGAAACCCGGAACTCGTGTCGAAGTGGTACAAGCATCGAAGAGAGGTTACGCGTTCCGTCACGCCGAACCCTGCGCATTTTGCACTCGTAGAAATGGAGAAGCTCTTTCCGCGATTCGCAGTCGTGACACAGAATATTGACAATTTACATCGGAGGGCCGGCTCGAGACAGATAGCCGAGCTTCACGGCAACATTGAAAAGAACTATTGTCTCAATTGCGGAAAGAGATACGACGGCGAAGATTTCGACCGGAATAATTCTTTTAGATGCGCAGATTGTGGAGGGCTCATCCGTCCGGATATCGTTTGGTTCGGCGAGATGATTCCGTTCGACCAATGGCAGATGGCGCAGAAACTTTCTGAAGAGGCGGATTTCATGTTCGTGGTGGGGACCTCCGCTGTGGTGTATCCCGCAGCCGAGCTGCCTCTGACCGTGAAGAGGCATGGAGGCGCGATCGTTGAAGTAAACATCGAGGAAACTCCGATAACAGAGCTGGCGGACCTTTCCCTTCAGGGGCCCGCGTCAGTAGTTCTTACTGAGGTCGTAAAAAAAATCAGGGAGTACCGTGGATCTGCAAAAGAAACAAAATAA
- a CDS encoding penicillin acylase family protein encodes MKRFKLVLAIASLTLIIILVSILLLLRKIGTSSLPQEKGHIALAGIGSNVVVYRDSVGVPYIEARSDSDAYFALGFVHAQDRLFQMEVYRRLGEGRLSEIFGERTLDIDLLFRTLRFTELADSLYQTVSPISRDLLNWYCRGVNAYIETTKALPAEFTMLEFHPREWTPRDCLIVARLMAWDLNLAWWTKPVFGEIYNKLGPDKASVLIPLFSDRQNLKLPQRNRKGTYTSLERFIEINSEAYSFLEGSKSPDGIGSNNWVISPTRTGMGYPILCNDPHLAFSLPARWYLVSIASPTVHVIGVSIPGAPGIVIGRNDRIAWGMTNVMADDADFYEVQPDSANPDSFQYDGKLLAFANKVDTIEIKDKPAYVFIKREAEQGPVVSDVLSNSYKMSSLHSQSSEDSGIVALRWSAYWPSDEIRAIYLLNTANNYEEFLAALKNFGAPAQNFVFADVNGNIGFKAAGNIPLRKYPLPFLPQAGNNSKLVWESFIPFELLPQNLNPAGGFYATANNKTIPENFPYYLTNLYEASSRIDRINSFIASHDTMNLGLSKTLQLDYYSEYMVELSRKILAACDSENFSPKELVYLRNFDGNIIAKSTAASILNATFVELIRDVFEPELGTSLYRKYVLIGNVPTRMLDAYINDPRLVGKLYGADNGDSLLNFKTAESFNNALQSLRQRFGADPINWTWGRLHTLELKHPLSSNSVIKRLYDLGPYERGGNSTTLNNGEFSLDDPYEMTIGPSMRMIVDLGRQGAYFSLPGGECGQLLSLHYSDLMNDYLRGDVRFFPTRIPLGEEMNRLELIPLQ; translated from the coding sequence GTGAAACGGTTTAAGTTGGTTCTCGCCATCGCGTCCCTCACGTTGATTATTATTCTCGTCAGTATTCTCCTCCTGCTTCGGAAGATAGGCACCTCTTCGCTGCCCCAGGAAAAAGGGCATATCGCTCTTGCGGGCATCGGGTCCAATGTAGTAGTGTACAGGGACAGTGTCGGTGTACCTTATATAGAGGCGCGATCGGACTCGGACGCTTACTTTGCGCTCGGCTTTGTCCATGCCCAGGATCGACTCTTTCAAATGGAGGTGTACCGACGGCTCGGTGAAGGACGACTATCCGAGATTTTCGGTGAGAGAACGTTGGATATCGATCTGCTTTTTCGGACGCTTCGATTCACTGAGCTCGCAGATTCACTCTACCAAACCGTGTCACCGATAAGTAGAGACTTACTTAATTGGTACTGTAGAGGCGTAAACGCATATATTGAGACGACGAAGGCGTTACCTGCGGAGTTCACGATGTTGGAATTCCATCCAAGGGAGTGGACGCCAAGAGACTGCCTCATTGTGGCAAGATTGATGGCCTGGGATCTCAATCTCGCCTGGTGGACCAAGCCGGTCTTCGGTGAAATCTACAATAAACTTGGTCCCGACAAGGCCTCAGTCCTGATCCCCCTTTTCTCAGACCGTCAGAATCTAAAACTCCCTCAGCGAAACCGAAAAGGCACATACACATCGCTGGAGAGATTTATTGAGATCAACTCCGAGGCATACTCATTCCTGGAAGGCTCGAAATCCCCGGACGGTATCGGAAGCAACAATTGGGTTATTTCCCCCACGAGAACGGGGATGGGCTATCCGATTCTCTGCAATGACCCGCACCTCGCTTTCAGTCTCCCTGCGAGATGGTACTTAGTCTCCATAGCCTCCCCAACTGTTCATGTGATCGGCGTTTCGATTCCCGGCGCGCCTGGAATCGTAATTGGAAGAAACGATCGGATCGCATGGGGCATGACAAACGTTATGGCAGATGACGCCGATTTTTATGAAGTTCAACCTGACTCGGCAAATCCGGATTCCTTTCAGTATGACGGCAAACTCCTGGCATTTGCAAACAAGGTTGACACAATCGAGATAAAGGATAAACCAGCGTACGTCTTCATCAAACGTGAGGCGGAGCAGGGTCCGGTCGTCAGCGACGTCCTGTCCAACTCGTATAAGATGAGTTCTCTGCATTCACAATCGTCGGAGGATTCCGGAATTGTCGCCCTCCGCTGGTCAGCGTACTGGCCCAGCGACGAGATCAGGGCTATCTACTTACTGAATACCGCAAACAACTACGAGGAGTTCCTCGCCGCGCTGAAAAATTTCGGTGCTCCTGCACAGAACTTCGTCTTTGCTGACGTGAATGGGAATATAGGATTCAAAGCCGCTGGAAATATTCCATTGCGGAAGTATCCTCTCCCGTTTCTACCTCAGGCGGGTAACAACAGTAAACTCGTTTGGGAAAGTTTTATCCCATTTGAACTTCTTCCGCAGAATTTGAATCCTGCCGGCGGCTTCTATGCGACGGCAAATAACAAGACAATACCCGAGAATTTTCCCTATTACCTCACCAATTTGTACGAAGCCTCGTCAAGGATCGACAGAATAAACTCTTTCATCGCTTCCCACGATACGATGAACTTGGGACTCAGCAAGACTCTCCAGCTCGATTACTATTCCGAATATATGGTGGAGCTGAGTCGGAAGATTCTCGCTGCCTGCGACAGCGAAAACTTCTCCCCGAAGGAGCTCGTCTATCTCAGGAACTTTGATGGAAACATAATCGCGAAAAGCACAGCGGCTTCAATCTTGAACGCGACTTTTGTCGAGTTGATCAGGGACGTATTTGAACCGGAGTTGGGGACTTCGCTCTACAGGAAATACGTCCTGATCGGAAATGTTCCCACCAGAATGCTCGACGCTTACATCAATGACCCCCGATTAGTCGGCAAACTGTACGGAGCAGACAACGGTGATAGTCTTTTGAACTTCAAGACCGCCGAGAGCTTTAACAACGCGTTGCAATCTCTCCGTCAGCGGTTCGGTGCGGACCCGATAAACTGGACGTGGGGGAGACTGCACACTTTGGAGTTGAAGCATCCCTTGAGTTCAAATTCCGTAATAAAGAGGCTCTACGATCTAGGTCCCTACGAAAGAGGCGGCAACAGCACAACCTTAAATAACGGCGAGTTTTCCCTCGACGATCCGTACGAAATGACTATCGGTCCGTCGATGAGAATGATCGTTGATCTCGGGAGACAAGGGGCTTATTTTTCTCTGCCCGGAGGAGAATGCGGGCAGTTGTTAAGTCTGCACTATTCAGACCTGATGAACGATTACCTTCGAGGTGATGTGAGATTTTTCCCGACCCGGATTCCCCTGGGTGAGGAAATGAACCGACTTGAACTCATTCCTCTGCAATGA
- the pyk gene encoding pyruvate kinase, whose product MDLQKKQNKKTKIVCTLGPASNTREKIRSLIDAGADVFRLNFSHGTHEEHAAQLGIIRELEVETGKRFAVIQDLQGPKIRVGQLIEPILLKRDAVVVLTTENVQGSGNTIPVTYGGLVKDAVPGDRILMDDGLLELKVNSVSGKTVSCTVVNGGMLSSHKGINLPGVKVSIPSLTEKDIEDLKFGVEQDFDFIALSFVRHSSDVVGLRRRLEELGGNQGIISKIEKPEAVKDIDAIVAASNAIMVARGDLGVEVPIEEVPILQKTIIRKCNEHGKPVITATQMLDSMIREPRPTRAEATDVANAVFDGTDAVMLSGETSVGIFPVESVKTMVQIVKAAESRLNMVQHKLNYKKVRDDFTDAIAEVAWSLAKSVEASFIISITNTGTTARALSKYRPQVPVYALTESLAVVRKLALIWGIVPVEVESLSDTDAMLAQVSSILKSKALAVPGDTYILTAGTPLLSRGTTNTLRIEKIL is encoded by the coding sequence GTGGATCTGCAAAAGAAACAAAATAAGAAAACCAAGATTGTCTGTACACTCGGACCTGCTTCCAACACCCGAGAGAAAATAAGATCGCTCATAGATGCGGGCGCCGATGTGTTCAGACTCAACTTCTCTCACGGAACTCACGAGGAGCACGCCGCACAATTAGGCATCATCAGGGAACTTGAAGTCGAAACGGGAAAACGGTTCGCCGTGATCCAGGATCTTCAAGGGCCGAAAATCAGAGTCGGGCAGCTGATCGAACCGATTCTGCTGAAGCGCGATGCCGTCGTGGTTCTGACAACAGAAAATGTCCAGGGTTCTGGAAATACTATTCCTGTGACATATGGTGGATTGGTGAAAGACGCCGTCCCCGGCGATAGAATTCTGATGGATGACGGTCTTCTTGAATTGAAAGTGAATTCCGTTTCGGGGAAAACAGTTTCATGTACGGTTGTCAACGGCGGTATGCTTTCATCTCATAAAGGAATAAATTTGCCGGGAGTGAAAGTAAGCATACCTTCTCTTACTGAAAAAGATATCGAAGATCTCAAATTCGGAGTCGAACAGGATTTTGATTTCATTGCATTGTCATTTGTTCGTCATTCATCGGACGTCGTGGGTTTGAGGAGACGACTGGAAGAATTAGGCGGGAATCAGGGCATAATTTCGAAAATTGAGAAACCGGAGGCCGTTAAGGACATCGACGCCATTGTCGCCGCCAGCAACGCTATTATGGTTGCGCGCGGAGATCTCGGAGTGGAAGTCCCGATAGAAGAAGTCCCGATTCTTCAGAAGACCATAATTCGTAAATGCAACGAGCATGGTAAACCGGTTATCACCGCGACTCAAATGCTCGACTCAATGATTCGTGAACCGCGTCCGACAAGAGCGGAGGCGACTGACGTTGCTAACGCAGTCTTCGACGGCACCGACGCCGTGATGCTGAGCGGCGAAACTTCCGTGGGCATCTTTCCTGTCGAATCGGTTAAGACAATGGTTCAGATAGTGAAGGCTGCAGAATCACGCTTAAACATGGTACAGCATAAACTCAACTACAAAAAAGTCCGCGATGATTTCACTGACGCGATCGCAGAAGTCGCGTGGTCGCTGGCAAAGTCTGTTGAAGCCTCTTTTATTATTTCAATAACGAATACGGGCACGACGGCTCGGGCACTCTCGAAATACCGGCCACAGGTGCCTGTCTACGCGCTTACTGAAAGTCTTGCTGTAGTTCGAAAACTTGCTCTGATTTGGGGAATTGTTCCGGTGGAAGTGGAATCTCTGTCTGATACCGACGCGATGCTGGCACAGGTCAGCTCCATTCTCAAATCAAAGGCGCTGGCGGTCCCCGGCGACACATACATTCTCACGGCTGGAACGCCGCTTCTTTCAAGGGGGACCACAAATACGCTGCGGATAGAAAAGATTCTCTGA